TTCAAAGGTTCTGGGCCTTCACGTGGAGCTTTTCTCGCGTGAGGAACTTTATCCGGTGAGAGTTCCACCAGAGGTCGTTGAGGGCCTGAGAACCGAGCTTGAGCGGGAGCTGGAGGTTGAAGTTTACATGAAGGCGAGGGAGATAGCTGAGAAGGTTAGACCGCTCCTTCCAAGGCTCAAAGAGGAGCTTTCAAAAATCAGGGAGCTCGACTTCCTTCAGGCGGTGAAGGCATTCACGGAGAGCTTCTCCTTTCCAGAGATAGCTGAAAGCGGTATAGCCTTCCTGAACGGGCGGCACCTCTTCATAGAGAACCCGCAGCCGGTTAGCTACGTCGTCGGGGAAAAGCCGAAATGGTTCGACGTTCCGAGCGCGGAGAACGTAAGAGGGGAGAACGTCGTTATCTTAACTGGAGCCAACAGCGGTGGAAAGACGAGCCTGCTCGAGCTGATAACCCAGGTTTCCATTCTTGCCCATATGGGCTTTCCTGTTCCTGCTGAGAGGGCTCGCGTCGGAGTCCTCGACGAGCTGTTCTTCTTCAGGCGGAAGAGGAGCGTCTACGGCGCCGGTGCCTTCGAGACTGCCCTCAGGTCGTTTGTGAGATCTCTCCGTGGAAATGGGAACAAGCTTATACTCATAGACGAGTTCGAGGCAATCACAGAGCCTGGAGCAGCGGTAAAGATAATCGGCGAGCTGTTGAAGGTCGCCCACGAGAAGGGCTTTCACGTCGTCATAGTCTCCCACCTGGGCGAAGACCTCAAGAAGGAGCTGCCCTTCGCGAGGGTTGACGGGATAGAGGCAAAGGGCCTTGACGAAAACCTGAACCTCATAGTGGACAGACAGCCAGTCTTTGGAAGGCTCGGGAGGAGCACGCCAGAGCTGATCGTCGAGAGGCTAGCGAGAAAGGCCAGAAGTGCAGAAAAGGAGATATACGAGAGGGTTCTAGGGAAGTTCAGGTGATCCAGCTCCTCTCCCTGTACCTGCCTCTGCTCTCTATCTCCCTCATCTTCTCCTCGACTTCTTTCCTCGCTTCTTCGCCGAGAACCTCTGCATAGCCTTCCAGAACCGCCTCGAAGCCCCTCTCGAACCAGGTGTAGTGAGTGCTCTCCATCGCTCTCCTGAGGAGATGCAGATCAACTCCCCTCGCTTCAAGCGTCGAGTCGAAGTCGGCCAAGCCGAAGTCTATCAGGTAAACTTTCCCCTCTCTAAGTATCATGTTCGAAGTCGTTAAATCCCCGTGAACTATTCCAGCCTTGTGGAGCCTTCCTATCTGCCTGCCGACCTCGCGGCACAGCTCAAGCCTCTCCGCCATCGGAACCCTCTCAAGGAGCTCCTTGAGCCTCTCTCCCTCAATGAACTCCATCACGAGCTTCATATCCCTCAGATCGACCTCGTAAACGTAGGGACAGTTGACGCCGAACTCCTTCGCCCTGTGAAGGATTCTCGCCTCTCTAACGGTCCTCTCCTTCCTCAACTTGATGTCTATCTCCTTGATCCTGTACCTCTTCGGAATCCTGTGCTTTACGATTACTCTCTCCCTGAGCAGAGGAACGCCGAAGACCTCATCAAAGTCCGCCTCGTATATCTTCGCCTCGGCCCCCTGGGCTATGAGCTTCATCCTTCCACCCGCGTGTCTGTGGGATAAAGGGCTTATAAAAGTGGCCGTCTGAAAATGGAGCGGTTTTTAGCCAATAACGCAACGTATGGGCATCTAACTGACAAATAGTCCAAAATCTTTCCAAATTTTGAAATTTTTGAGCGAAATCCTTATAAATAACGCTGACGAACCGCCAGTGCAATAAATGTTTAGAAAGGAGGAATGTTAAATGGCACAGCTTAGCGGACAGCCCGTTGTTATTCTGCCTGAGGGAACCCAGAGGTACGTTGGAAGGGACGCCCAGAGGCTCAACATTCTCGCGGCCAGGATCATAGCCGAGACCGTTAGAACCACCCTCGGTCCAAAGGGAATGGACAAGATGCTCGTCGACAGCCTCGGAGACATAGTCGTTACGAACGACGGCGCTACGATCCTTGACAAGATCGACCTCCAGCACCCTGCCGCCAAGATGATGGTTGAGGTTGCCAAGACTCAGGATAAGGAAGCTGGTGATGGTACTACCACTGCCGTTGTCATCGCTGGAGAACTCCTCAGGAAGGCTGAAGAGCTTCTCGACCAGAACATTCACCCGAGCATAATCATCAAGGGTTACGCTCTCGCCGCTGAAAAAGCCCAGGAGATACTCGAAGAGATAGCCATAAAGGTTGACCCGGACGACGAGGAGACCCTTCTCAAGATAGCCGCCACCTCAATCACCGGAAAGAACGCCGAGAGCCACAAGACGCTCCTCGCAAAGCTCGCGGTCGAGGCCGTCAAGCAGGTGGCCGAGAAGAAGGATGGAAAATACCTCGTTGACCTCGACAACATCAAGTTCGAGAAGAAGGTCGGTGAGGGCGTCGAGGAGAGCGAGCTGGTCAGGGGCGTCGTCATCGACAAGGAGGTCGTCCACCCGAGGATGCCCAAGAGGATCGAGAACGCTAAGATAGCCCTCATCAACGAGGCTCTGGAAGTTAAGAAGACCGAGACAGATGCGAAGATCAACATAACCAGCCCGGACCAACTCATGAGCTTCCTCGAGCAGGAGGAGAAGATGCTCAAGGACATGGTTGACCACATTGCCCAGACCGGTGCGAACGTTGTCTTCGTTCAGAAGGGCATTGACGACCTCGCCCAGCACTACCTCGCCAAGTACGGCATAATGGCTGTCAGGCGCGTCAAGAAGAGCGATATGGAGAAGCTCGCCAAGGCCACAGGAGCAAAGATCGTCACCAACGTTAAGGACCTCACTCCAGAGGACCTTGGCTACGCTGAGGTCGTCGAGGAGAGGAAGCTCGCCGGCGAGAACATGATCTTCGTTGAGGGCTGCAAGAACCCGAAGGCTGTGACGATCCTCATCAGGGGCGGCACCGAGCACGTCATTGACGAGGTCGAGAGGGCCCTCGAGGATGCTGTCAAGGTCGTCAAGGATGTCATGGAGGACGGCGCCATCCTTCCGGCCGGCGGTGCTCCGGAGATCGAGCTCGCCATCAAGCTTGACGAGTACGCCAAGCAGGTCGGAGGAAAAGAGGCCCTTGCTGTGGAGGCCTTCGCTGAGGCCCTCAAGATAATCCCGAAGACCCTCGCAGAGAACGCCGGCCTCGACACCGTCGAGATGCTCGTCAAGGTCATCAGCGAGCACAAGAACAGGGGCCTTGGGATAGGCATCGACGTCTTCGAGGGCAAGCCGGCTGACATGCTCGAGAAGGGCATCATAGAGCCGCTCCGCGTCAAGAAGCAGGCCATCAAGAGCGCCAGCGAGGCTGCCATAATGATACTCAGAATCGACGACGTCATTGCCGCCAAGGCCACCAAGAGCGAGGGCGGCGGAATGCCCGGCGGAATGGGTGGCATGGGCGGAATGGACATGGGCATGTGATGCCCTTTCACTTCTCTTTTCTGTCTAGCAGGAATTATAAACCCAAATGACGAACTTCTGTGCAGAGGTCATACGTTGCCGTAGGCCAAAACTTTTAATACCAGATTGTTATTTTAGTCTGGAGGTGAGAGGGTATGGGACTTATGATGTGGCTGAGAACTGGAGTGCTCATGGCGATACTCACTGGCCTGCTCATGGGGATAGGCTACCTCTTCGGCGGGCCGAACGTGGCCTTCCTAATGTTCCTGTTCTCAATGTTCTTCAACTTCATAACCTACTGGTACAGCGACAGGATAGTGCTGAGCTGGTACAACGCTAGGATAGTTGATGAATACGAAGCTCCGGAGCTCTACGCGATAGTGAGAGACCTCGCCCAGAGGGCCGGCCTTCCAACTCCAAGAGTGGCAATAATCCCGAGCGAGACTCCCAACGCCTTCGCGACCGGAAGGGACCCGAAGCACGCCGTAGTGGCCGTAACCCAAGGGCTCCTCAGGATACTCAACAGGGACGAGCTTGAGGGGGTCATAGGCCACGAGCTGACCCACATAAAGAACAGGGACATACTCATAGGGACGGTCGCCGCGGCAATGGCCGGTGCAATAATGCAGCTCGCCTACTGGGCCAGGTGGATAGCTATATTCGGCGGCTTCAGGAGGGACAGGGACGATAGCGGAGACATCATAGGTGCAATACTAGTGGCGGTCTTGGCTCCAATAGCGGCGATGCTCATCCAGGCGGCGATAAGCAGATCAAGGGAGTTCCTTGCTGACGAAGGCGGAGCAAGGATAAGCGGCAAGCCGCACGCATTAGCGAGCGCGCTGATGAAAATAGAACAGGCCGTCAATTATCGCCCGATGAAGGATGGCAATCCTGCAACGGCCCACATGTTCATAGTCAATCCCTTCAGGGGAATGAGCATAGCGAGCCTTTTCTCAACCCACCCGCCGACCGAGGCGAGAATAGAGAGGCTCAGGAAGATAGCTGAGGAGATGGGGATTTACTTCTGATTTTGTCTTTTACTCTCCTTCGAGCTTCTCGTAGGTCTCGATGAGCTTAAGAACTACTTCGTACAGCTCGTCAATTCTTTTCAGGCCGTCAATGACAATGTTTAAATTAAGCCGGTCGTACTTGTGGACGATGGCGTTTCTCAGGCCATTGTACTTCTTCAGCAGTTCACCCTCCTGCTGGGAAAGAACGCCCTTTCCAATGAGCCTCTCAATATTGGTATAATCGTCCTCTACCGTAATTCCGAGGTCTTTGGTCAGCATCGCCACGATGTCCATGGCGACATCAACACAAACCTGCAGGGAGTAGAACAATGCCCGCTGTGTAACCTCATCTTGCATTTCATGGGACTTTATAAACTCGTATTCCTCCTCGAATTTCTCAAGCTTTTCCAAGTACCTTTGCCTTCTCACGGGCACGCCTCCTCAGTCTGGCCTTTTCCCTCACGCTTTCAAACCTGTTCTCCCGTATTCGGTGTTCCATGTCACTCCAAAGCTTCCTGAACCTGTAAAAGTACTCCGAAAGTTCGAGCTCGTCTCCATAGATTACCTGGTGGTTCTGGATTACATCGATCTGCACGTACAGTGGCAGCTCCTCGAAAACCTTGACGTCGTACTTGCCGCCGAGCCTTTCCAGAACCTTCTCGTAAGTCCCTGGCTTCGGTCTCACAAGGCAAACGTCCACATCGCTCCGCCCAGTTGCTTCTCCCTTGACGTGGGAGCCGTAGAGAAGAATTCCCATGCAGAGGTCTTTGAACTCCCTGAAGTCCCTGCGAAGCTCCTCTATGCTGATCATTCCTTCCACCTGTGAGAGTTGGGAGTGAATAAAATAAGCCTTTCGTCAGATATCCACTGCCCTCGTCATCGCTCCATCTATAACGACAGTCGAGCCGAGCATGTACTCAGCTTCCTCGCTCAGCAGAAAAGCCACCAGCGAGCCGAGTTCTTCCCACCTGCCCGTCCTGTGGAGCGGAGTCCTTGAGAGAACTTCCTTCTTCCAAGTCTCCTCGAAGGACTCTCCTCTTTCCTCAGCCAGCTTTCTCAGGTTCTCCCTTGCGCCAGGGGTATCAAAGCTTCCCAGCAATACCGAGTAGGCCCTGACGCCGTATTTCCCGTAAGTCCTTGAAACGCTTTTCGCCAGCTGGATCAGACCTGCCCTTGTCACATCCGCCAGGACGAGCGGGGGCATCGGCTCCTTAACCGACACCGAGTTTAGGTAGATCAGCGTTCCTTTCATCTTCTTTTCCAGCCATGTCTGGACTAGGAGCGTCGTAAGGTAGCCGGGCGCGACCGTGTGGAGCTTGGAAGCTTCAAGCCAGTCATCGTAAGTTACTTCGTGGAGAAGGCAGGGCTCACAGCGGACGTTCCCGGCGTTCCAGACGAGGGCATCAATTCCACCTAGAAGCTCCCAGGAGGTCTTTACAAGGTTCTCCAGCTCTTTCTGGTCGCGGAGATCAGCCCTTACGGCGTGAACCTCTCCAAATTTCATCAGCTCTTCCCTTGCCCTTTTGAGGTGTTCCTGACTCCTAGAGCTGATGACAACCCTAGCGCTCCTCTTCAAAAGCTCTCGGGCGACGTTGAAGCCGATGCCTCGCGATGAGGCTGTCACGATAACCCTCATTCCCTTCAAGTCCATCTCCGCGCTCATGCTACCACCTTTGCAAAGAGGGTTAATAACCTTGTCCGTCTATCCGACGAATTAGGCTTCCCGAATTTGGGGAGTTTTCGCCGTTTGTACAAACTTTTCACAAAAAGTGCCTTAAAGTTGAAAACTTTTTGTTTAAGATCAGAGGTTCTGAAAAGTCTTGGGGTGGTGGAATGAAGTTCTACATCTGCAGGGAAAAAGGAGAGCCAAGGCCGTTCAGGATAGCTATCATCGGTGCTGGGCCAGCTGGACTGTCGGCGGCAGGCTACCTTGCGTGCAGGGGCTACGAAGTCCACGTTTACGAGAAGATGCCCGAAGGAGGAGGGATGGTAGCCTTCGGGATTCCAGAGGTTAGAATACCTATAAGAGCCGTTAGAGAGGGGATAACAGACCTTGAAAGGCTCGGTGTGAACTTCCACTTCAGGACGAAGGTCGTTTATGATTCTCCCAGGGAGCTGGGCGACGAGTGGGCAGAACATTTCGTCTCGCTTGAGAGACTTTTAGGAGAGTTCGATGCGCTCTTAATAGCTACTGGAGCGTGGAGGCCAAGGAAGCTGAAGGTGCCGGGTGCCAACCTTCTCGGTGTTTACGACGCCCTCAGCCTGCTCCACCACATAAAGATGGCGAGGATAGGCTACTACTCCTGGGACAGGATACCCGACCTCAAAGGCAAGCACATTGTGGTCATAGGTGCCGGCTACACGGCGGTTGACGTTGCCATCGAGGCCAGACTCCTTGGAGCGGAGAAGGTAACGATAGTCTACAGGAGGGGATTAGAGCACAGCTACGCTAAGACTGAGATCAAGAAGCTCATCACCGAGGGCGTTGAGTTCATAGAGTTCGCCACTCCCGTGAGGATAATCGGGGATGAAAGAGCCCTGGGAGTTGAGTTCGCAAAGACGACTATAGAGGAGGGAAACGTCGTCACAACCGACGAGCACTTCACCCTCGATGCCGACATCGTCGCTTATGCAATAGGCCAGCTCCCGACGAGCCCGATAAGGGAAGTGGTCTGCGCCAACGAGGAAATCCTAAAGGAGGCCGGTATATTCTTCGCGGGCGACGTTGTGGCTCCGAGGAACATTGGAACGGCAATGAGGGAAGGAAAGGCCAAGGCGAAGGAGATAGAGGAGTGGTTACTCAAGAAGGCTCCGAGGAAGGTCTTTCCCGTCCCGGTAGCGGCGAGGCTCATCAGCGAGGTGACGAACGAAAAGTGCTGACGAAAGCTTTAAACGCCCTCTTCTTCAACCCTTCTCCATGACCGAGCCAAAAGACATCGTGCTTAAGGAGAGCGAAGAGGTAGAGGGAATCCCGATAGAGGGGCCATGGCTGGATGACGTTTCCAGCCTCGAGGAAGTTCTCGACTACTATGAGAGGATAGGCTTTCAGGCTACTCACCTTGGAAAGGCCATCGAAATCTGGAAGAAGGTCGAGAAGAGGCGCGCTGAAGGGAAAGAGGTTAGGGTCTTCCTCGGCTACACCTCAAACATCATCTCTTCTGGCCTTCGCGAGCTGGTAGCGTGGCTCGTGAAGGAAGGCAAGGTGGACGTCATTGTCACGACCGCCGGGGGAATCGAAGAGGACTTCATAAAGGCCCTCAAGCCCTTCATTCTTGGAGATTGGCACGTGAACGATGCCCTGATGCGCGAGAAGGGGATAAACAGAATAGGCAACATCTTCGTGCCCAACGACAGGTATATTGAATTCGAGAAGTACATGATACCATTCTTCGAGTTCGTTCTGGAGATGGAGAAGGAGCGCGGGAAGCCTCTTACTGCCAGCGAGTTCATCTATGAGATGGGCCGCTACATGGACGAAAAGCTCGGGAAGGAGAAGGAGCGCTCGGTTATTTACTGGGCCTACAAGAGGAACATCCCGATTTTCTGTCCGGCCATTACCGACGGCTCCATCGGCGACATGCTCTACTTCTTCAAAGAGGAGAGGGGCGATAGGGAGCTCATCATAGACATTGCAAACGATATTGTCAAGCTCAACAACCTCGCCGTTACCGCCAAGGAGACCGCCTCGATAATCCTTGGAGGTTCTCTTCCGAAGCACGCCATAATAAACGCCAACCTCTTCAGGGGCGGAACGGACTACGCGATCTACATCACCACCGCCGTTCCCTGGGACGGTTCGCTGAGCGGCGCGCTGCCGAGCGAGGGAGTCAGCTGGGGCAAGATACGGGCGAAGGCGGACTACGTCGAAATCTGGGCAGATGCGACGCTTGTGTTCCCGCTCCTGGTGTGGAAGGTGATGAAGGGGCGCTGAGTCTTTGCCCCTTACTCTGTTTTTTACCTGTTGGGTTAGTAGGGTAGTGTGAGCGATCTGAAATCCAGCAGGCTTTCTAATTATCCCCCTGCACGCTTCACTCCCTTCACTTCTCCACCGAACCATTAAACCGATAAACTTTTATATACCAACCTTGCAAGTTAAGTACAGAAAATTGTACTACAAAAATCTGTACTCGGTGGTAGCATGGACGATTTGAAGGCCCAGCTGGAGGAGCTGAAAAAGAGGCTGGAGGTGCTGGAAGAGAGCATCGACCCAGTTGACGAGCTCATGCTTTCAATAAAGGCCCGCCTCAAAAAGAGGCTTGAGGGAGGGGCCTTACCTGAGCTCGATGAGGAGAAGGCCGCGAAGACCCTCAAGGCCCTCGCCAACCCCGACAGGATAAGGATACTGAAGATGCTGGCAGAGAAGCCGATGGGCTTCAAGGAGATAAAGGAAGCCCTTGGAGTGGAGAGTCCAACCGTTTCCCACCATCTCAAGCTCCTCGTGAGGACTGGGATGGTGAGGAAGGGGGAGCGGTACGAGATATTGCCCAATGGGCGTTTGTTTTTGCGCCTGCTTGAGATAATAACCGCCCTTGGGGAGGTGGAGGAGTAATGTACGGATTTGCATTTGGAGAAGGAAGAAGCCTCAGGTTTAGGCTCGCTGAGTACCTGAAGGCCCTTACTGCCCTCCTGATAATCGTTTGGCTTTTCAAAGGGCCGCTGAAGCTTGAGGCATACAACGACTACATGGTGTACACGATAATCGCGCTCATCTTCGCCTTTGAGCTCCTGAGCGTGGGGAAGTGGTTCGGGGTAACTATAAGTGGGGTGGTCTTTGCGCTGGCAAAAGCAGCCTTCTGGACGAGCGTCTTTCTGTTCTTCGGGAAGTGGCTCGGGTTGTCCGAGACCTTCACTGGGAAGGACGCAACGATAACAGCGGGCACAATGTTCGCCTACGCCGTTGTCCTTTCGATAGCAGGCCTCCTGCTGACCAGGTTCGACGAGAGAATGGTCGAGTGGAAGGTCGAGAAGAAGGCCTATGAGTTCAGCGGTGCCTCCTTTGGAGAGATCAAGCTCAATGGAAGCGGCAAGGCCTATCCAGTGAAGTTCGGAAGAAAGTTAGTGGGCTGGGTCATAGATGGCGACCTCACGGTTGATGCCGAGACGCCGATCGGAAAGGTGACGAGAAAGCTCCTCTCGCCCGTTGCAGTGTGGACTTCGGAGGAGATCGCCGAGAAGAAGACCTCCCCAGACCCGGCCTTCGTTAAGAGGGCGAACGAGCTCATCAACCCGGATAGGCTTTACCGGTACAAAGACAAAGCGAGCATCGTTGATCTCGGAGTGGTGAAGGTCTACGAGGGCAACGGCTTCGAGTACGTGAAGGTGCCCTTCGTGGAGGTCATAAGCACTCCCGCGGGGGAGGAGGTGAAGATAGGCCCCATGAGGCTCCGCGACGGCCGCGTTGGGGAGCTGAAGAAGGAGATGCTCACCATCAGGGAGCTCACCAACGGCTTCCAGCTCACCAGAGTTGGCGACAGACTGACC
The genomic region above belongs to Thermococcus stetteri and contains:
- a CDS encoding MutS-related protein — protein: MALKLNPEARAVYREITSQIKSRLVFKESFEYLENFSPTNNREEILKRQEYLRKALERVKPGLRDLIARVRLIRFTRDYLHDRVLIVDESEVETARKLGLCDVTTNPEGAEGYPLVLSTIGYGIDVELLPSQVAPELYVLPLWENRETLKALEEIGKLTGEGSVAGEILKHLAPFGEVVEKEKLLGSLDELIAEKERELNERIEEKLEKFSLTLTGKDLVKFLNELREGNYEAIFSHFREIEGEILDMINEAEGELSKVLGLHVELFSREELYPVRVPPEVVEGLRTELERELEVEVYMKAREIAEKVRPLLPRLKEELSKIRELDFLQAVKAFTESFSFPEIAESGIAFLNGRHLFIENPQPVSYVVGEKPKWFDVPSAENVRGENVVILTGANSGGKTSLLELITQVSILAHMGFPVPAERARVGVLDELFFFRRKRSVYGAGAFETALRSFVRSLRGNGNKLILIDEFEAITEPGAAVKIIGELLKVAHEKGFHVVIVSHLGEDLKKELPFARVDGIEAKGLDENLNLIVDRQPVFGRLGRSTPELIVERLARKARSAEKEIYERVLGKFR
- a CDS encoding Kae1-associated kinase Bud32; translated protein: MKLIAQGAEAKIYEADFDEVFGVPLLRERVIVKHRIPKRYRIKEIDIKLRKERTVREARILHRAKEFGVNCPYVYEVDLRDMKLVMEFIEGERLKELLERVPMAERLELCREVGRQIGRLHKAGIVHGDLTTSNMILREGKVYLIDFGLADFDSTLEARGVDLHLLRRAMESTHYTWFERGFEAVLEGYAEVLGEEARKEVEEKMREIESRGRYRERSWIT
- the thsB gene encoding thermosome subunit beta, whose translation is MAQLSGQPVVILPEGTQRYVGRDAQRLNILAARIIAETVRTTLGPKGMDKMLVDSLGDIVVTNDGATILDKIDLQHPAAKMMVEVAKTQDKEAGDGTTTAVVIAGELLRKAEELLDQNIHPSIIIKGYALAAEKAQEILEEIAIKVDPDDEETLLKIAATSITGKNAESHKTLLAKLAVEAVKQVAEKKDGKYLVDLDNIKFEKKVGEGVEESELVRGVVIDKEVVHPRMPKRIENAKIALINEALEVKKTETDAKINITSPDQLMSFLEQEEKMLKDMVDHIAQTGANVVFVQKGIDDLAQHYLAKYGIMAVRRVKKSDMEKLAKATGAKIVTNVKDLTPEDLGYAEVVEERKLAGENMIFVEGCKNPKAVTILIRGGTEHVIDEVERALEDAVKVVKDVMEDGAILPAGGAPEIELAIKLDEYAKQVGGKEALAVEAFAEALKIIPKTLAENAGLDTVEMLVKVISEHKNRGLGIGIDVFEGKPADMLEKGIIEPLRVKKQAIKSASEAAIMILRIDDVIAAKATKSEGGGMPGGMGGMGGMDMGM
- a CDS encoding zinc metalloprotease HtpX; this encodes MGLMMWLRTGVLMAILTGLLMGIGYLFGGPNVAFLMFLFSMFFNFITYWYSDRIVLSWYNARIVDEYEAPELYAIVRDLAQRAGLPTPRVAIIPSETPNAFATGRDPKHAVVAVTQGLLRILNRDELEGVIGHELTHIKNRDILIGTVAAAMAGAIMQLAYWARWIAIFGGFRRDRDDSGDIIGAILVAVLAPIAAMLIQAAISRSREFLADEGGARISGKPHALASALMKIEQAVNYRPMKDGNPATAHMFIVNPFRGMSIASLFSTHPPTEARIERLRKIAEEMGIYF
- the hepT gene encoding type VII toxin-antitoxin system HepT family RNase toxin translates to MRRQRYLEKLEKFEEEYEFIKSHEMQDEVTQRALFYSLQVCVDVAMDIVAMLTKDLGITVEDDYTNIERLIGKGVLSQQEGELLKKYNGLRNAIVHKYDRLNLNIVIDGLKRIDELYEVVLKLIETYEKLEGE
- a CDS encoding nucleotidyltransferase domain-containing protein, with the translated sequence MISIEELRRDFREFKDLCMGILLYGSHVKGEATGRSDVDVCLVRPKPGTYEKVLERLGGKYDVKVFEELPLYVQIDVIQNHQVIYGDELELSEYFYRFRKLWSDMEHRIRENRFESVREKARLRRRAREKAKVLGKA
- a CDS encoding SDR family oxidoreductase, whose translation is MRVIVTASSRGIGFNVARELLKRSARVVISSRSQEHLKRAREELMKFGEVHAVRADLRDQKELENLVKTSWELLGGIDALVWNAGNVRCEPCLLHEVTYDDWLEASKLHTVAPGYLTTLLVQTWLEKKMKGTLIYLNSVSVKEPMPPLVLADVTRAGLIQLAKSVSRTYGKYGVRAYSVLLGSFDTPGARENLRKLAEERGESFEETWKKEVLSRTPLHRTGRWEELGSLVAFLLSEEAEYMLGSTVVIDGAMTRAVDI
- a CDS encoding FAD-dependent oxidoreductase, producing MKFYICREKGEPRPFRIAIIGAGPAGLSAAGYLACRGYEVHVYEKMPEGGGMVAFGIPEVRIPIRAVREGITDLERLGVNFHFRTKVVYDSPRELGDEWAEHFVSLERLLGEFDALLIATGAWRPRKLKVPGANLLGVYDALSLLHHIKMARIGYYSWDRIPDLKGKHIVVIGAGYTAVDVAIEARLLGAEKVTIVYRRGLEHSYAKTEIKKLITEGVEFIEFATPVRIIGDERALGVEFAKTTIEEGNVVTTDEHFTLDADIVAYAIGQLPTSPIREVVCANEEILKEAGIFFAGDVVAPRNIGTAMREGKAKAKEIEEWLLKKAPRKVFPVPVAARLISEVTNEKC
- a CDS encoding deoxyhypusine synthase, with product MTEPKDIVLKESEEVEGIPIEGPWLDDVSSLEEVLDYYERIGFQATHLGKAIEIWKKVEKRRAEGKEVRVFLGYTSNIISSGLRELVAWLVKEGKVDVIVTTAGGIEEDFIKALKPFILGDWHVNDALMREKGINRIGNIFVPNDRYIEFEKYMIPFFEFVLEMEKERGKPLTASEFIYEMGRYMDEKLGKEKERSVIYWAYKRNIPIFCPAITDGSIGDMLYFFKEERGDRELIIDIANDIVKLNNLAVTAKETASIILGGSLPKHAIINANLFRGGTDYAIYITTAVPWDGSLSGALPSEGVSWGKIRAKADYVEIWADATLVFPLLVWKVMKGR
- a CDS encoding ArsR/SmtB family transcription factor, translated to MDDLKAQLEELKKRLEVLEESIDPVDELMLSIKARLKKRLEGGALPELDEEKAAKTLKALANPDRIRILKMLAEKPMGFKEIKEALGVESPTVSHHLKLLVRTGMVRKGERYEILPNGRLFLRLLEIITALGEVEE